The Brevibacillus humidisoli DNA segment CAAAGAGGCAAAGATATTGTGCTGTTGGCTGACTATTTTCTAAAGCAGTATTGTCAGCAGATGGGCAGAAAACCATTGCAGCTCACAGACGCGGTAAAGGATACGCTGCTGCGCTATACGTGGCCGGGCAATATTCGCGAACTGAAGAATATTATGGAGCGCATCGCCATTTTACAAAAAGAGAGATTTGTACAGATAGAAGATTTGCCGAAAGAATTGATTCGATTGGATCAGAAGGCGATCAGCGATTCACTGACCCTTGAAGAGCCTGCTGGCAACGCAGGCCAGCTTGCTGACGAGGTAGATGCGCGGTTTAGTGGGCAAGCCGTCTATTTGGAAGAGATCCTGGAGCAGATAGAGAGGACCTATATCTTGAAAGCGTTGGAACAGACACGCTGGAATATTTCGCAGGCGGCCAAGCTATTGGGAATGAGCCGGTATGCCTGTCAACGCAGGGTAGACAAATACTTTCCGCAGAAATAGTCGTGATTGTGCGAAAACTTTGATCATGTGCGAAATCGCTCATTTTGGGCGATTTTTTGTTTTGGATCTACTGAAAAAAGAATCGAAACATTCCGGTTTGCCAAGCAATTTGTCGAATTGTGAAGGTTGGCATGATAGTTGCGATATGGGTAGGGCGATATCACAAAAAGGGGGAAACAGGTAGATGCGAAAAATATGGATTGTTGCAGCAGCATTGCTAACCTTTTCTTTTGCCCTTGCTGGCTGCGGTGGAAGCAACCAGGCTGACCAAACGGCTGGCAGCCAAACGGGCAGCGAGAGCAGCAAGGAATCTGCTGAGCCGGTCAAGTGGATCGTCAACTCGGTCTGGCCGGAAGACAATCATCACAGCCAGGGTCTTCACGAGTTTGCCGCCAAGGTGAAAGAAGCTACCGGCGGGAAAGTGGAGCTCGACGTGATGACAGGCGGAGCACTGAGTTACAAAGGGCCTGAGCTTCTGAAGGCCGTTCGTGATGGGTTAGTTCCTGTATCCGATATGCTTACCAGTGGAGTAGCGGGAGATGAACCGCTCTTTGGGTTAGTTACCCTGCCGTTTCTTGTGCAAAGTTTTGAAGAAGGCAAGAAGTTGAACGAGATTGCCCGTCCCTATTTTGATAAAGCGGCCGAAGAAAAATGGAACCAAAAAATTCTCTACATTGCGCCCTGGCCGCCAGCAGGTTTCTGGACCAAAAATGAAGTTCACTCATTGAAGGATATGGAAGGCCTCAAAATGCGTACGTATGATGAAAACGGCGCGCTCGTAGTAGAGGCGGCTGGCGGTACACCGCATCCGCTGCCGTTTAGTGAGGTATATTCATCGCTGGCCACTGGCGTCATTGACTCGGTTTTAACTTCTACACCTACTGCTGTTGACGCCAAGTTCTGGGAAGTATTGGATTACTACGTACCTGCCAATGTGACGATGGCGACCAACTTGGTCACTGTTAATTTGGATCAATTCAACAAACTGGATAAAGAGACACAAGAGGCTATCATCCAAGCCGGTAAAGAAATGGAAGCGGAGATGTGGGAGAAGGTTGCCAAGCTTGATCAGGAACAAGAAGGCATCGCCAATGAAAATGGCATCAAAACACTCCAGCCTGATGAAGCGTTTTTAAAAGAATTATCTGAAGTGACCAAAGATATCCGGGAGAATTGGTTAAAGCAAGCACCGGCTGAGGCACAAGAGATTGTTGAAAAGTTTCATCAAGAGGTCGGAAGGTAACAAAATGCAGCAAAAGGGCAACCGGCGGTAGAGCAG contains these protein-coding regions:
- the dctP gene encoding TRAP transporter substrate-binding protein, which translates into the protein MRKIWIVAAALLTFSFALAGCGGSNQADQTAGSQTGSESSKESAEPVKWIVNSVWPEDNHHSQGLHEFAAKVKEATGGKVELDVMTGGALSYKGPELLKAVRDGLVPVSDMLTSGVAGDEPLFGLVTLPFLVQSFEEGKKLNEIARPYFDKAAEEKWNQKILYIAPWPPAGFWTKNEVHSLKDMEGLKMRTYDENGALVVEAAGGTPHPLPFSEVYSSLATGVIDSVLTSTPTAVDAKFWEVLDYYVPANVTMATNLVTVNLDQFNKLDKETQEAIIQAGKEMEAEMWEKVAKLDQEQEGIANENGIKTLQPDEAFLKELSEVTKDIRENWLKQAPAEAQEIVEKFHQEVGR